One genomic window of Synergistes jonesii includes the following:
- the larC2 gene encoding nickel pincer cofactor biosynthesis protein LarC2, whose product MCGFEGKNGAGASEKALEMCANIDDMTAEDLSAAMDVLLGAGALDVWFEHIQMKKNRPAVKLSLLARPEEKGRMAELMLRHTTTLGVRMREVERATLERRVKNVETRFGPVRFKEGLLGGRVIKSMPEFDDIKKISRETGLPTGEIRKGAEEDEKSQRADAAPPPAGV is encoded by the coding sequence ATGTGCGGCTTCGAAGGAAAAAACGGCGCGGGCGCCTCCGAAAAAGCGCTGGAAATGTGCGCGAACATCGACGATATGACTGCCGAGGACCTGAGCGCCGCGATGGACGTCCTTCTCGGCGCAGGCGCGCTCGACGTCTGGTTCGAACATATACAGATGAAGAAGAATCGCCCCGCAGTAAAATTGTCTCTGCTCGCGCGCCCCGAAGAGAAAGGTCGTATGGCGGAGCTCATGCTCCGCCATACGACGACGCTCGGCGTGCGCATGCGCGAAGTGGAGCGCGCGACGCTCGAGAGGCGCGTAAAAAACGTTGAAACGCGCTTCGGCCCGGTGCGATTCAAAGAGGGCCTTCTCGGAGGGCGCGTCATAAAATCGATGCCCGAGTTCGACGACATAAAAAAAATTTCACGCGAGACAGGGCTGCCGACAGGCGAAATCAGAAAGGGCGCCGAAGAGGACGAAAAATCTCAGCGCGCCGACGCGGCCCCGCCGCCGGCCGGAGTATAA
- a CDS encoding indolepyruvate oxidoreductase subunit beta yields the protein MRDNGTKNILLVGVGGQGTILASKILSEGLLRRGYDVKMSEIHGMSQRGGSVSTHVRYGEKVASPVVPEGCADVLVAFEKAEAARWLHYLKKDGALVVNDFEIYSLPVLTGAAEYPEGIIERLKEKVQKIKCVDAARLAEELGNIRAQNVVLLGALVKALGLEGPDWKSVIKETVPAKLLDLNLKAFDAGLSQ from the coding sequence ATGAGAGACAACGGAACGAAAAACATCCTGCTCGTCGGAGTCGGCGGGCAGGGAACGATACTCGCGTCGAAGATTCTCTCCGAGGGGCTGCTCCGCAGGGGCTACGACGTCAAGATGTCGGAGATACACGGCATGAGCCAGCGCGGCGGCAGCGTAAGCACGCACGTACGCTACGGCGAAAAGGTGGCTTCCCCAGTCGTGCCCGAGGGCTGCGCGGACGTGCTCGTCGCCTTCGAAAAGGCCGAAGCGGCGCGCTGGCTGCACTACCTCAAAAAGGACGGCGCCCTCGTCGTCAACGACTTCGAGATCTACTCGCTGCCGGTGCTGACCGGCGCGGCCGAATACCCCGAAGGAATCATCGAGAGGCTCAAGGAGAAAGTCCAAAAGATAAAATGCGTGGACGCCGCGCGCCTCGCCGAAGAGCTCGGCAACATAAGGGCGCAGAACGTCGTGCTTCTCGGCGCCCTCGTCAAGGCGCTGGGACTCGAAGGGCCGGACTGGAAGTCCGTGATAAAGGAAACGGTTCCCGCTAAGCTGCTCGATCTTAATTTAAAAGCCTTCGACGCCGGCCTGTCGCAGTAA
- the iorA gene encoding indolepyruvate ferredoxin oxidoreductase subunit alpha: MKKLMTGNEAIARGAWEAGLHVAAAYPGTPSTEILENLAAYKEVYSEWATNEKVALEVAAGASMGGARALCAMKHVGLNVAADPLFTLAYTGVGGGLVVVTADDPGLFSSQNEQDNRFYASHAKLPMIEPSDSQECLDFVKEAFELSERFDTPLLFRVSTRICHSKTLVVEGERREVAVRPYSKDCAKYVMAPANAKKRKGVMTERIAAMKEFSEETPLNRVERGSGDIGIITSGVSYCHAREVFGDGASYLKLGFSWPMPEKKIRAFAASVKTLYVIEENEPYLEDFVKSLGIACTGREKLPWIDELTPERVRRAFFGEEGEPSGGADINVPPRPPVLCAGCTHRGFFYELGKYGDVVVTGDIGCYTLGTVPPLSVTDSVVCMGASVSMGVGFSKAAERAGRGEKVFAVIGDSTFFHSGITGLIDAIVNKAPIVVNILDNRITAMTGHQENPGTGRTLMGEPTHQVDLRALCAACGVKEENIRTIDPYDLTATREAIRAGHDAAEPFVIITTRPCALIKEVMKCRANMKCRVDEDKCVKCKLCLKAGCPALNFRGGRVYIDRATCNGCAVCMQICPKKAILREGE; encoded by the coding sequence ATGAAAAAACTTATGACAGGCAACGAGGCCATCGCCCGCGGCGCCTGGGAGGCAGGGCTGCACGTCGCGGCCGCCTACCCCGGGACGCCGTCGACCGAGATTCTTGAAAATCTGGCGGCATACAAAGAGGTCTACTCCGAATGGGCGACGAACGAAAAGGTAGCCCTCGAAGTGGCAGCGGGCGCTTCGATGGGAGGCGCCCGCGCGCTCTGCGCGATGAAGCACGTCGGGCTCAACGTCGCGGCGGACCCGCTCTTCACTCTCGCCTACACCGGCGTCGGCGGCGGGCTCGTCGTCGTTACGGCGGACGACCCGGGGCTCTTCAGCTCGCAGAACGAACAGGACAACAGATTCTACGCTTCGCACGCGAAGCTGCCGATGATAGAGCCATCGGACAGCCAGGAGTGCCTTGACTTCGTTAAGGAGGCCTTCGAGCTTTCCGAGCGCTTCGACACGCCGCTGCTCTTCCGCGTCTCGACGCGCATATGCCACAGCAAGACCCTCGTCGTGGAAGGGGAGCGCAGGGAGGTCGCCGTCAGGCCCTACTCGAAGGATTGTGCGAAGTACGTCATGGCACCGGCCAACGCGAAAAAGCGCAAGGGCGTGATGACGGAGAGGATCGCCGCGATGAAGGAATTCTCCGAAGAGACGCCTCTCAACAGAGTAGAGCGCGGCAGCGGCGACATCGGCATCATCACGAGCGGCGTCTCCTATTGCCACGCCAGGGAGGTATTCGGCGACGGCGCATCTTACCTCAAGCTCGGCTTCAGCTGGCCTATGCCAGAGAAAAAGATACGCGCCTTCGCCGCGTCGGTGAAGACGCTTTACGTCATCGAAGAAAACGAGCCCTACCTTGAGGACTTCGTCAAGTCTCTCGGCATAGCCTGCACTGGGCGCGAGAAGCTGCCGTGGATAGACGAGCTGACGCCCGAACGCGTGCGGCGCGCCTTCTTCGGCGAAGAGGGGGAGCCCAGCGGCGGAGCTGATATAAACGTGCCGCCGCGCCCGCCCGTGCTCTGCGCCGGCTGCACCCACAGAGGCTTCTTCTATGAGCTCGGCAAGTACGGGGACGTCGTCGTGACGGGGGACATCGGCTGCTACACCCTCGGCACGGTGCCGCCGCTTTCCGTAACCGATTCAGTCGTCTGCATGGGCGCGAGCGTTTCGATGGGCGTCGGCTTCAGCAAAGCGGCCGAGAGGGCGGGGCGCGGCGAAAAGGTCTTCGCCGTGATAGGCGACTCTACCTTCTTCCACTCCGGCATCACCGGGCTCATCGACGCGATAGTCAACAAGGCGCCGATCGTCGTGAACATATTGGACAACAGGATAACGGCTATGACCGGACATCAGGAGAACCCGGGCACCGGGCGCACGCTTATGGGTGAGCCGACGCATCAGGTGGACCTAAGGGCGCTCTGCGCCGCGTGCGGCGTGAAGGAAGAAAACATCCGTACGATCGACCCCTACGACTTGACCGCAACGCGCGAGGCGATCCGCGCCGGGCACGACGCGGCGGAGCCCTTCGTAATCATAACGACGCGCCCCTGCGCGCTAATAAAGGAAGTCATGAAGTGCCGCGCGAATATGAAATGCAGGGTCGACGAGGATAAGTGCGTCAAATGCAAGCTCTGTTTGAAGGCCGGCTGCCCCGCGCTCAACTTCCGCGGCGGGCGCGTCTACATCGACCGAGCGACGTGCAACGGCTGCGCCGTCTGCATGCAGATATGCCCGAAAAAGGCGATTTTGAGGGAGGGCGAATGA
- the pssA gene encoding CDP-diacylglycerol--serine O-phosphatidyltransferase gives MKNTKKKMNGIPLRTIIPNMITSGSVFCGVSSLILTAHERFIPAALLVCFAVFFDVMDGRVARSLGGGSAFGEELDSLADAISFGVAPAFLIYNAYIGPEAGLFGPVSAAFFTLCGVLRLARFNVTHVPTGPFQGLPIPAGGLALVSIVIARLPMTPLAAMAAMCFTGALMVSSVPYCNAKRLKKTNVNRVKFYSLMAFVCLCFIIMREKAFLAFAAIYIVSGLVRFDAAEWVMLDEGGESPAEEKE, from the coding sequence ATGAAGAATACGAAAAAGAAGATGAACGGCATTCCGCTCAGAACGATAATCCCCAACATGATAACGAGCGGCAGCGTCTTCTGCGGAGTTTCGTCGCTGATACTCACGGCTCATGAACGCTTTATCCCCGCGGCGCTACTGGTCTGCTTTGCGGTATTTTTCGACGTGATGGACGGGCGCGTCGCTCGCAGCCTGGGCGGCGGCAGCGCGTTCGGTGAAGAGCTCGACAGCCTTGCCGACGCGATAAGTTTTGGAGTCGCGCCGGCTTTCCTTATATATAACGCCTACATAGGCCCCGAGGCCGGATTGTTCGGCCCGGTGAGCGCGGCCTTCTTCACGCTCTGCGGCGTGCTGCGCCTCGCGCGCTTCAACGTCACGCACGTTCCGACGGGCCCCTTCCAGGGGCTCCCGATTCCCGCCGGCGGCCTGGCGCTCGTCTCCATCGTAATAGCGCGCCTGCCGATGACGCCGCTTGCCGCCATGGCGGCGATGTGCTTCACCGGCGCTCTGATGGTAAGCTCGGTGCCTTACTGCAACGCCAAAAGGCTGAAAAAAACGAACGTCAACCGCGTGAAGTTTTACAGCCTTATGGCGTTCGTATGCTTATGCTTCATCATCATGCGCGAGAAGGCCTTTCTCGCGTTCGCCGCGATTTATATAGTAAGCGGCCTCGTAAGGTTTGACGCGGCCGAATGGGTGATGCTCGACGAGGGCGGAGAAAGCCCCGCGGAGGAAAAAGAATAG
- a CDS encoding phosphatidylserine decarboxylase, translating into MGVARDGYPTIAALLFMTAGGAFISPWISLCLAFPLCFALWFFRDPEREPEREMKPGDFLSPADGRVVEIEEAEHPYTGRAAKIGIFMSGFDVHVNRFPMRGTVEFTEYIPGKKWFAIAPKASEINERFYVGARSGYGRFLLVQIAGIMARRIAPRVKINDVVSTGERYGMIKLGSKVDIYLPPDIAPNVKIGDRVLAGHTIIGVYRKV; encoded by the coding sequence ATGGGCGTAGCGCGTGACGGCTATCCGACGATCGCCGCGTTGCTCTTCATGACGGCGGGCGGTGCCTTCATATCGCCATGGATATCCCTCTGCCTGGCCTTTCCGCTCTGCTTCGCGCTCTGGTTTTTCCGCGACCCGGAGAGGGAGCCGGAGCGCGAAATGAAGCCCGGCGATTTTCTGAGCCCCGCCGACGGCAGGGTCGTCGAGATAGAAGAGGCCGAGCATCCGTACACTGGGCGCGCGGCGAAGATCGGCATCTTCATGAGCGGCTTCGATGTACACGTCAACCGCTTCCCTATGAGGGGCACCGTCGAGTTCACGGAGTACATCCCAGGCAAAAAATGGTTCGCGATAGCGCCGAAGGCCTCTGAGATAAACGAACGCTTCTACGTCGGGGCGAGGAGTGGTTACGGGCGCTTCCTCCTCGTGCAGATAGCCGGCATCATGGCGCGGAGGATAGCGCCGCGCGTGAAAATAAACGACGTAGTGTCAACAGGCGAAAGATATGGTATGATTAAGCTTGGCTCGAAGGTCGATATTTACCTTCCGCCGGATATAGCGCCGAATGTCAAGATAGGAGACAGGGTCCTTGCCGGACATACGATAATAGGAGTGTACAGAAAAGTATGA
- the gyrA gene encoding DNA gyrase subunit A, with protein sequence MDHNTKQSSLFEVNKVIPLPLEDEIKQSYLNYAMSVIVGRALPDARDGLKPVQRRVLYAMLELGLRHTQSFKKSARIVGEAMGKYHPHGDAAIYDTMARLSQDFSMRYPLVDGQGNFGSIDGDPPAAMRYTEARLHAMGEEMLADINEETVDWGPNFDESLQEPLVLPSRIPNLLVNGSTGIAVGMATNMPPHNLGEAVDVCCAVLDNPEVELGELMSLMPGPDFPTGGIILGREGIIDAYRTGRGRIVIRGRVGVEDGRKGKRSIIITEIPYMVNKTNLIETIAKGAQSGMIDGISDLRDESDRKGMRIVVELQRDSDPNLVLRQLYTRTQLQSTFGVINLAIVGGETRELPLKELVAIFLNHRRDVVRRRTEFRLRKAEERRHIVEGLLRALDMIDRVIQIIRGSDNAATARGALMEELGFSEIQAQAILDMRLQRLTGLEREKLDSELAQLLMDIERYNSILSSPLILDSVVKDELIEVKKSFADKRRTDIEEAVGEVADEDLIPEEDIVVALSRDGYIRRMPLQDYRVQQRGGKGVKGVATKAEDEIAIIATTTTHRTLYLFTNKGRVFGVRGFSLPEPKTGKGKLVGTIITLEKDEKAVAIKDSNLGGEKFVFFVTKQGTAKRLPVEELEGLTRAGRRVLGISEGDDIARVRFTSGGCDLLLTTATGQTLRVNEEEFRPQGRQAQGMRGIRLDDGDAVVGCDVVAEGRQVLFISEGGIGKRTSYDEFTQHHRGGYGVRAMKLSEKTGPLVGAWGVQEDEEIIVITGKGRMVRIGAKEISSLSRSATGYMIVTLDDGDTVADISIVKKDDEGAEG encoded by the coding sequence ATGGATCACAACACAAAGCAGAGCAGCCTGTTCGAGGTAAACAAGGTCATACCTCTGCCGCTGGAAGACGAAATAAAGCAGAGCTATCTAAATTACGCGATGAGCGTCATCGTCGGCCGCGCGCTGCCGGATGCGCGCGACGGCCTGAAGCCCGTGCAGAGGCGGGTCCTTTACGCCATGCTCGAACTCGGCCTGCGCCATACCCAGTCTTTCAAAAAGTCGGCGCGCATCGTCGGCGAAGCGATGGGCAAGTACCACCCGCACGGCGACGCCGCGATATACGACACGATGGCGCGCCTGTCGCAGGATTTCAGCATGCGCTACCCGCTCGTCGACGGGCAGGGGAACTTCGGCTCGATAGACGGAGACCCGCCCGCGGCGATGCGCTACACGGAAGCGCGCCTGCACGCAATGGGCGAGGAGATGCTCGCCGATATAAACGAAGAAACGGTGGACTGGGGCCCGAACTTCGACGAATCTCTGCAGGAGCCCCTCGTCCTGCCGTCGCGCATCCCCAACCTGCTCGTCAACGGCAGCACCGGCATCGCGGTCGGCATGGCGACGAACATGCCGCCGCACAACCTCGGCGAAGCGGTCGACGTATGCTGCGCCGTGCTCGACAACCCGGAGGTCGAGCTCGGCGAGCTGATGAGCCTCATGCCGGGGCCGGACTTCCCCACCGGCGGCATCATACTCGGACGCGAAGGGATCATCGACGCTTACCGCACGGGGCGCGGGCGCATCGTCATCCGCGGGCGCGTCGGCGTAGAGGACGGCCGCAAGGGCAAGCGTTCGATAATCATCACCGAAATTCCCTATATGGTCAACAAGACCAACCTGATAGAGACTATCGCGAAGGGCGCGCAGAGCGGGATGATCGACGGGATTTCCGACCTGCGCGACGAATCCGACAGGAAGGGCATGCGCATCGTAGTCGAGCTTCAGCGCGACTCCGACCCCAACCTCGTGCTGCGCCAGCTCTACACGCGCACGCAGCTTCAGAGCACTTTCGGCGTGATAAACCTGGCGATCGTCGGCGGCGAGACGAGGGAGCTGCCGCTCAAGGAGCTCGTGGCGATATTCCTGAACCACCGCCGCGACGTCGTGCGCCGCCGCACTGAGTTCCGCCTGCGCAAGGCCGAGGAGCGCCGCCATATAGTCGAAGGGCTGCTGCGCGCGCTGGACATGATAGACAGGGTCATCCAGATAATCAGAGGCTCCGACAACGCGGCGACGGCCCGCGGCGCTTTGATGGAGGAGCTCGGCTTCAGCGAGATTCAGGCGCAGGCGATCCTCGACATGCGCTTGCAGAGGCTTACCGGCCTCGAACGCGAGAAGCTCGATTCGGAGCTCGCGCAGCTATTGATGGATATCGAACGCTACAACAGCATACTCTCCAGCCCGCTGATCCTCGACTCCGTAGTCAAAGACGAACTGATCGAGGTGAAGAAGAGCTTCGCGGACAAGCGCCGCACGGACATAGAAGAAGCCGTCGGCGAGGTCGCGGACGAGGACCTGATCCCCGAGGAGGATATCGTCGTGGCGCTGTCGCGCGACGGCTACATCCGCCGCATGCCGCTCCAGGATTACCGCGTGCAGCAGCGCGGCGGCAAAGGCGTGAAGGGAGTCGCCACGAAGGCCGAGGACGAGATAGCCATCATCGCGACGACGACGACGCACAGGACCCTCTACCTATTCACTAACAAGGGTCGCGTTTTCGGCGTGCGCGGCTTTTCGCTGCCGGAGCCGAAGACCGGCAAGGGAAAGCTCGTCGGCACGATAATAACGCTCGAAAAGGACGAAAAGGCCGTCGCGATAAAGGACAGCAACCTGGGCGGCGAGAAGTTCGTATTCTTCGTCACGAAGCAGGGCACCGCGAAGCGCCTGCCGGTTGAAGAGCTCGAAGGGCTCACGCGGGCCGGCCGGCGCGTGCTCGGAATATCCGAAGGGGACGACATAGCGCGCGTCCGCTTCACGAGCGGCGGCTGCGACCTGCTTTTGACGACCGCGACGGGGCAGACGCTGCGCGTGAATGAAGAAGAGTTCCGCCCTCAGGGGCGCCAGGCCCAGGGAATGCGTGGCATACGCCTCGACGACGGGGACGCGGTCGTCGGCTGCGACGTCGTGGCCGAGGGACGCCAGGTGCTCTTCATCAGCGAAGGCGGCATCGGCAAGCGCACCTCCTACGACGAATTCACGCAGCACCACAGAGGGGGCTACGGCGTGCGCGCCATGAAGCTCTCAGAAAAGACTGGGCCGCTCGTCGGAGCGTGGGGCGTACAGGAGGACGAAGAGATAATTGTGATCACCGGCAAGGGACGCATGGTCAGGATCGGCGCGAAGGAAATTTCCTCGCTATCGCGCTCCGCCACGGGCTATATGATAGTCACGCTGGACGACGGCGACACGGTGGCGGACATCAGCATCGTCAAAAAAGACGATGAGGGCGCGGAGGGATAA
- a CDS encoding Lrp/AsnC family transcriptional regulator codes for MLGSKLLDDIGREILKILQEDGRISFNELGRKVGLSSPAVAERVRRMEEAGIILGYRAVVDQAQVGYPIMAYIRIAIPVSYLAQADNLAKSIPEVLECHHLTGSDGVILKVIVSSVGHLEEVISKMGACGMTTTAIVLSSPVTSRPIDPIRQQQTQGQ; via the coding sequence ATGTTGGGGAGCAAACTGCTTGATGACATTGGAAGGGAAATTTTGAAGATTCTTCAGGAGGACGGCAGGATTTCTTTTAACGAGCTCGGCAGAAAGGTAGGGCTCTCTTCGCCGGCCGTCGCCGAGCGCGTGCGCCGCATGGAGGAGGCGGGCATCATTTTGGGCTATCGCGCGGTCGTCGACCAGGCTCAGGTCGGCTATCCGATAATGGCTTACATCCGCATCGCCATCCCCGTCTCATATTTAGCGCAGGCGGACAACCTCGCGAAATCGATTCCCGAGGTCCTCGAATGCCATCACCTCACCGGCAGCGACGGCGTCATCCTTAAGGTCATAGTCTCGTCGGTTGGGCATTTAGAAGAGGTCATAAGCAAAATGGGGGCCTGCGGCATGACTACTACGGCGATCGTCCTCTCGTCGCCTGTGACTTCGCGTCCGATAGACCCGATACGTCAGCAGCAGACGCAGGGGCAGTAG
- a CDS encoding ABC transporter ATP-binding protein: MEPVLKLKDICKEYRRGGAPFFAVDHASLEVEPGGYVNIIGRSGSGKSTLLNIAAGMLPPTSGVAELGGVSLTGKDDAELSRIRNDGIGFIPQGVSALPALTVLENVMLPFCLYPHDGDGEGYARLLLDRFGVADLADAWPGELSGGELRRVLIARALINRPQIVIADEPTSDLDVRSTRDVMEAFAKLNADGTTLLIVSHDLDALKYGKRVYTMSEGRLAEGNRLAL, encoded by the coding sequence ATGGAGCCCGTATTGAAGCTGAAAGACATCTGCAAAGAGTACAGGCGCGGCGGCGCGCCCTTCTTCGCCGTCGACCACGCCAGCCTCGAGGTCGAGCCCGGCGGCTACGTCAATATCATAGGACGCTCCGGCAGCGGCAAATCGACACTGCTGAACATAGCGGCCGGGATGCTGCCGCCGACTTCGGGCGTGGCGGAGCTGGGCGGCGTGTCACTGACGGGGAAGGACGACGCGGAGCTTTCGCGCATCCGCAACGACGGTATCGGCTTCATCCCGCAGGGCGTGTCGGCGCTGCCGGCCCTCACAGTGCTGGAGAACGTGATGCTGCCTTTCTGCCTCTATCCGCACGACGGCGACGGTGAGGGCTACGCCCGGCTGCTGCTCGACCGCTTCGGCGTCGCCGATCTGGCTGACGCTTGGCCGGGCGAGCTATCAGGCGGCGAGCTGCGCCGCGTGCTGATCGCGCGCGCGTTGATCAACCGGCCGCAGATCGTCATAGCGGACGAGCCGACTTCGGACCTCGACGTGAGGTCGACACGCGACGTCATGGAGGCCTTCGCGAAGCTGAACGCCGACGGCACGACGCTGCTGATCGTCTCGCACGACCTCGACGCGTTGAAGTACGGCAAAAGGGTCTACACGATGAGCGAGGGGCGGCTGGCGGAGGGCAACCGGCTGGCTCTGTGA
- a CDS encoding ABC transporter permease: protein MGHVRLTAAAVAKRSIQRRPWRSFCLIFVVLLFSFALFAGSVLTLSLSSGAESMANRLGADVMIVPAGYDPHIDSILLSGKPSNFYLPVDTLERLSRFEGIERMSPQTFLATLSASCCSYPVQLMGIDFDSDFLVKPWLDATLRRELKDGELIVGYRVTGEPGDKIKFFGKELTVVGRLEQTGMGFDAAVFLNRPTIAMLAKEAERIIKHPLAADGSLISTVMIKLKPGEDSVQTAREMNSALNGDGIYALFSKKFVNSISASLKTVSWMVRGGLFFLWLLALVVIALLFAMSLAERRREMGVLRALGASRGKLIRMALTEAFLVSLYGAALGVALGAAAVAAGGPFVTEALRMPFLLPAWPTLIFLALGAAAASLLTGLSAALFSAVRAAKSAISDAMREA from the coding sequence ATGGGGCACGTGCGCCTGACCGCGGCCGCCGTCGCAAAGCGCAGCATACAGAGGCGCCCCTGGCGAAGCTTCTGCCTTATCTTCGTAGTGCTGCTCTTTTCCTTCGCGCTCTTCGCTGGAAGCGTGCTGACGCTGAGCCTTTCAAGCGGCGCCGAAAGCATGGCCAACCGCCTGGGCGCGGACGTGATGATCGTGCCCGCCGGTTACGACCCGCATATCGACAGCATCCTGCTCTCGGGCAAGCCGTCGAATTTTTACCTTCCGGTCGACACGCTCGAACGCCTGAGCCGCTTCGAGGGCATCGAGCGGATGTCGCCGCAGACTTTTCTTGCGACGCTGAGCGCCTCCTGCTGTTCTTATCCGGTGCAGTTGATGGGCATCGACTTTGACAGCGACTTCCTCGTCAAGCCGTGGCTCGACGCGACGCTGCGCCGCGAATTGAAAGACGGCGAGCTGATCGTCGGCTACCGCGTGACGGGCGAGCCCGGCGACAAGATAAAGTTTTTCGGTAAGGAGCTTACCGTCGTCGGCAGGCTGGAGCAGACCGGCATGGGCTTCGACGCCGCCGTCTTCCTTAACCGTCCGACGATCGCGATGCTCGCCAAGGAGGCCGAGCGCATCATCAAACACCCGCTGGCCGCCGACGGCAGCCTGATCTCCACGGTAATGATCAAGTTGAAGCCCGGCGAAGATTCCGTGCAGACGGCGCGCGAGATGAACAGCGCCCTCAACGGCGACGGCATCTACGCGCTTTTCAGCAAGAAGTTCGTCAATTCGATCTCCGCCAGCCTCAAGACGGTCTCGTGGATGGTGCGCGGCGGCCTGTTCTTCCTCTGGCTGCTGGCGCTCGTCGTGATCGCGCTGCTCTTTGCGATGAGCCTTGCGGAGCGGCGCAGGGAGATGGGCGTGCTGCGCGCGCTCGGAGCCAGCCGCGGCAAGCTGATACGCATGGCGCTGACGGAGGCGTTTCTCGTGAGCCTTTACGGCGCGGCGCTCGGCGTGGCGCTCGGCGCCGCCGCGGTCGCGGCGGGCGGCCCCTTCGTGACGGAGGCGCTGCGTATGCCCTTCCTGCTGCCGGCGTGGCCGACGCTGATTTTCCTCGCGCTCGGCGCGGCGGCGGCCTCGCTGCTGACGGGACTGTCGGCGGCGCTGTTTTCGGCCGTGCGCGCGGCGAAAAGCGCCATCAGCGACGCGATGAGGGAGGCATGA
- a CDS encoding DUF4418 family protein, whose protein sequence is MRRPFSALTALLGAALALSPFVLFPVCTAAAAGGGHMKCWYSGLFITAMGVVVIAAALCAWRGRLVAPAFAVAAAAALLCWLVPNGVVPISGDGWRAGLCGDASHACNTVTMPAVGKLVAGTVLVGVLGLIAGFLRRDGR, encoded by the coding sequence ATGAGGCGGCCTTTCTCCGCGCTGACGGCGCTGCTGGGGGCGGCGCTGGCGCTCTCCCCCTTCGTTCTGTTTCCCGTCTGTACCGCGGCGGCGGCCGGCGGCGGACATATGAAGTGCTGGTACAGCGGCCTCTTCATCACCGCAATGGGCGTCGTCGTCATAGCGGCGGCGCTGTGCGCGTGGCGCGGGCGGCTCGTCGCGCCGGCCTTCGCCGTCGCGGCCGCGGCGGCGCTGCTCTGCTGGCTGGTGCCCAACGGTGTCGTCCCGATCTCCGGCGACGGCTGGAGGGCCGGCCTCTGCGGCGACGCCTCTCACGCCTGCAACACCGTGACTATGCCCGCCGTAGGCAAGCTCGTCGCAGGCACGGTGCTCGTCGGCGTCCTGGGGCTCATCGCGGGCTTCCTTCGCCGGGACGGGCGCTGA
- a CDS encoding FMN-binding protein has protein sequence MKNRSIIIAVVVIAIAAAAVLYIASSTPASYKDGSYSGEAVGGAFGDTKVTVTISGGKIIACRMENVDKLGNPKDENYGRGGTDADYQLAQYALQGMAKYPQMLIEMQNVDKMDAVSGATVTFREFQAAVHQALAEASK, from the coding sequence ATGAAAAACCGTTCAATAATCATCGCGGTCGTCGTCATCGCTATAGCCGCCGCGGCTGTCCTCTATATAGCGAGCAGCACCCCCGCCTCCTACAAGGACGGCTCCTACAGCGGAGAGGCGGTCGGCGGGGCTTTCGGCGACACGAAGGTCACGGTCACCATCTCGGGAGGGAAGATCATCGCCTGCCGCATGGAAAACGTCGACAAGCTGGGGAATCCGAAGGATGAGAATTACGGCAGAGGCGGTACCGACGCCGATTACCAGCTCGCCCAGTACGCGTTGCAGGGAATGGCGAAATATCCGCAAATGCTGATAGAGATGCAAAACGTCGACAAGATGGACGCCGTTTCCGGCGCCACCGTGACGTTCAGGGAGTTCCAGGCGGCGGTCCATCAGGCGCTGGCGGAGGCCTCAAAGTAA
- a CDS encoding ABC transporter ATP-binding protein: protein MGNKILELKNVSKIYGELHALSNINLTVNAGDWLSIMGPSGSGKTTMINIIGCMDTPSEGSVVLGGVDISRESAASLTKIRRDKIGLIFQQFHLISYLTAVENVMVAQYYHSMPDEEEAMEALKKVGLASRAKHLPAQLSGGEQQRVCIARALINSPEILLGDEPTGNLDEENEGIVVDTFRRLHEEGATIIVVTHDPEVGDVAQRKIVLDHGKIVDDIDQSATFGRALKLKTRQ from the coding sequence TTGGGAAATAAGATATTGGAATTAAAGAACGTCTCAAAGATTTACGGGGAGCTGCACGCGCTCTCGAACATCAACCTGACGGTCAACGCCGGCGACTGGCTCTCCATAATGGGGCCCTCGGGCTCTGGCAAGACGACGATGATCAACATCATCGGCTGCATGGACACGCCCTCAGAGGGGAGCGTCGTCCTGGGCGGGGTCGACATCAGCCGCGAGAGCGCCGCCAGCCTGACGAAGATACGGCGCGACAAGATCGGGCTCATCTTCCAGCAGTTCCACCTCATCAGCTACTTGACCGCCGTGGAGAACGTGATGGTGGCTCAGTATTACCACAGCATGCCAGACGAGGAGGAGGCCATGGAGGCGCTGAAGAAGGTCGGGCTCGCTTCGCGCGCCAAACATCTGCCGGCGCAGCTGTCGGGCGGCGAACAGCAGAGGGTCTGTATAGCGCGCGCGCTGATCAATTCCCCCGAGATACTGCTGGGCGACGAGCCCACAGGCAACCTCGACGAGGAAAACGAGGGGATAGTCGTGGACACCTTCCGCCGCCTGCACGAGGAGGGCGCCACTATCATCGTCGTGACGCACGACCCGGAGGTCGGCGACGTCGCACAGCGCAAGATCGTGCTGGATCACGGCAAGATCGTAGACGACATCGACCAGAGCGCCACTTTCGGGCGGGCCCTGAAGCTGAAGACAAGACAATAA